The Temnothorax longispinosus isolate EJ_2023e chromosome 7, Tlon_JGU_v1, whole genome shotgun sequence genome contains a region encoding:
- the Cct5 gene encoding T-complex protein 1 subunit epsilon produces MTAIPGTVAFDEYGRPFIIIRNQEKQQRLTGHDAIKSHIMAARNVANILRTSLGPKGLDKLMVSSDGDITVTNDGATILKNMDVDHEIAKLMVQLSNSQDDEIGDGTTGVVVLAGALLEQAEQLLDKGIHPIRIADGFELAARCSTEHLKTITDDFKETPENLEPYIDIAMTSLGSKIINKHHRQMAEIAVQAVLAVMDPVTRDVNFELIKIEGKVGGKLEDTVLVRGVIVDKDFSHPQMPKRLEDVKLAILTCPFEPPKPKTKHKLDVTSVDDYRALRDYEREKFTEMVKQVKDAGATLAICQWGFDDEANHLLLQNDLPAVRWVGGPEIELIAIATGGRIVPRFEELTPEKLGHAGVVRELTFGTTKDRMLVIEECKNSRAVTIFIRGGNKMIVEEAKRSIHDALCTVRNVVKDNRIIYGGGAAEISCALACMAQADKISTLEQYAFRAFAEALESIPMALAENSGLSSVDTIAEIKARQLAEKNPDLGIDCLNRGTANMKIQNVIETLTSKIQQILLATQLVKMILKIDDIRSPYSET; encoded by the exons ATGACTGCTATACCCGGAACGGTGGCGTTCGACGAGTACGGCCGGCCCTTCATCATCATCCGTAACCAGGAGAAGCAGCAACGCCTCACCGGTCACGATGCAATCAAG TCGCATATTATGGCAGCGCGCAATGTGGCCAACATCCTTAGGACGTCTTTGGGGCCTAAGGGACTGGATAAGTTGATGGTTAGCTCGGACGGAGATATCACCGTTACCAATGACGGTGCGACAATCTTGAAGAATATGGATGTCGACCATGAAATTGCCAAGCTGATGGTCCAATTGTCAAATTCTCAAGATGACGAGATTGGCGATGGCACTACTGGAGTAGTTGTACTGGCCGGTGCGCTTCTGGAACAAGCTGAACAGCTGCTGGACAAGGGAATTCATCCGATTAGAATCGCTGACGGTTTTGAACTAGCGGCCAGATGTTCAACCGAGCATCTCAAGACAATAACGGACGATTTCAAGGAAACCCCGGAGAATTTGGAGCCATACATCGACATAGCTATGACCTCGTTAGGTTCGAAAAt TATCAACAAGCATCATAGGCAGATGGCGGAAATAGCTGTGCAAGCTGTATTGGCAGTTATGGATCCTGTTACTCGCGATGTTAATTTTGAACTAATCAAGATAGAAGGAAAGGTCGGTGGTAAATTGGAGGATACTGTCTTAGTACGCGGTGTCATTGTCGACAAGGACTTCAGTCATCCGCAAATGCCGAAG AGATTAGAAGACGTTAAACTGGCGATCTTGACTTGTCCGTTTGAACCACCAAAACCCAAAACTAAACATAAGTTGGATGTCACGTCGGTCGACGATTACAGAGCTTTGCGCGATTATGAACGCGAGAAGTTCACGGAGATGGTGAAGCAGGTCAAGGATGCCGGCGCGACACTGGCTATTTGTCAATGGGGCTTTGACGACGAGGCCAACCATCTTCTGCTGCAAAATGATTTGCCCGCAGTTAGGTGGGTCGGCGGTCCGGAGATCGAA ctcATTGCCATTGCGACCGGTGGACGCATTGTACCTCGCTTCGAAGAATTGACGCCGGAAAAACTTGGTCATGCAGGCGTTGTCAGGGAATTAACGTTTGGCACGACAAAAGATCGAATGCTAGTCATCGAAGAATGCAAAAACTCTCGCGCTGTGACAATCTTTATTCGCGGCGGCAACAAAATG ATTGTCGAAGAAGCAAAACGGTCGATACATGATGCATTATGTACCGTACGCAACGTAGTAAAAGACAACAGGATTATTTATGGTGGAGGCGCGGCGGAAATATCCTGCGCGCTGGCTTGCATGGCGCAGGCTGATAAAATCAGCACTTTGGAACAATACGCCTTCCGTGCCTTCGCCGAAGCTTTGGAGAGCATTCCCATGGCGCTCGCGGAAAATTCAGGCCTTTCTTCGGTGGATACCATAGCGGAAATTAAAGCGCGTCAGTTGGCCGAAAAAAATCCCGATCTTGGTATCGATTGCTTAAATCGAGGCACAGCAA ATATGAAGATACAAAATGTCATTGAGACACTGACAAGCAAAATCCAACAGATATTGCTGGCTACGCAGCTCGtcaaaatgatattaaaaattgacgacATACGCTCGCCTTACAGCGAAACCTAA